The proteins below come from a single Harpia harpyja isolate bHarHar1 chromosome 2, bHarHar1 primary haplotype, whole genome shotgun sequence genomic window:
- the LOC128154718 gene encoding nucleolar protein 58-like, with translation MPTVKADLTGHVKATPEKGWGKGDGSGKKEDLAEQRLLRRARLSPKRLPAATVKSEQGQKAEGREPRARQLPAIQGSSLKEKEEKEKQKLIPLVEPRTVDFIARAIERREKNKHLKRKEKLPEHIQKYLDKEEKEKTELAEEEKSKLQTRPVTKKKAKSEKETVKAKAKREKETQRSQESSTAEQAPVSPSTSTETGDSSPDLLETMMEEWEEARGEPPTVCEDDTVPPKRSLSPRTRQALRQVVTCILGQVTRKRRGQRDDQTDLQDKLKW, from the exons ATGCCAACAGTGAAAGCAGACCTGACAGGACATGTGAAGGCCACcccagagaagggctggggaaaaggtGATGGCAGTGGAAAGAAAG AGGACCTTGCCGAGCAGCGCCTCCTTCGTCGAGCAAGGCTTTCTCCAAAGCGGTTACCTGCAGCGACTGTAAAGTCAGAGCAGGGTCAGaaagctgaggggagggagcCTCGCGCCAG GCAGCTACCGGCCATCCAGGGGAGCTccttgaaggaaaaggaggagaaagagaaacagaaactaattCCTCTGGTCGAACCCCGAACAGTAGACTTCATTGCCAGAGCtattgagaggagagaaaag AATAAACacttgaagaggaaggagaagcttccagaacacatccagaaatacttggataaagaggaaaaggagaaaacagagctggcggaggaggaaaaaagtaaactgcaaaCCCGGCCAGTGACCAAAAAGAAGGCTAAGAGCGAAAAGGAGACGGTGAAAGCGAAagctaagagagaaaaggagacacagaggagccag GAATCCAGTACCGCTGAGCAAGCACCAGTCAGCCCCTCAACTAGCACGGAGACGGGGGACTCCAGCCCCGACCTCCTGGAGACGATgatggaggagtgggaagaggccAGAGGAGAGCCACCCACAGTCTGCGAGGACGACACTGTCCCCCCTAAGCG gagcCTTTCCCCACGGACACGCCAGGCCCTGCGGCAGGTGGTGACGTGCATCCTGGGGCAGGTCACCCGCAAGCGCAGGGGGCAGAGGGATGACCAGACGGATCTGCAGGACAAGCTCAAGTGGTAA